In one Sphingobium sp. MI1205 genomic region, the following are encoded:
- the kdsA gene encoding 3-deoxy-8-phosphooctulonate synthase: protein MLLCGQQVGGDQQLFIIAGPCVIENESMTLSTAEHLQKVAEGLNIFLIFKSSFDKANRSSGKSFRGPGLDEGLRILERVRIDIGLPVLTDVHTEEQVPAVAQVVDVLQTPAFLARQTDFINAVAISGKAVNIKKAQFMAPQDMTHVVSKARTAALGAGLPSDAFMVTERGATFGYNNLVSDMRSLIVMRETECPVIFDATHSVQLPGGQGERSGGQREFVPTLAQAAVAVGIAGLFMETHPDPDNAMSDGPNAWPLDEVDPLLRRLKDIDAVVKGL, encoded by the coding sequence ATGTTATTGTGCGGTCAGCAGGTCGGTGGAGATCAGCAGCTTTTCATCATCGCCGGACCTTGTGTGATAGAAAATGAGTCGATGACGCTCAGCACGGCCGAGCACCTGCAGAAGGTTGCCGAGGGCCTTAACATCTTCCTAATTTTTAAAAGCTCTTTTGACAAAGCAAACCGCAGCTCGGGCAAGTCGTTCAGGGGGCCCGGCTTGGACGAAGGTTTGCGCATCCTCGAACGAGTACGCATCGACATAGGTCTGCCGGTCCTCACCGATGTTCATACAGAGGAACAGGTGCCCGCCGTGGCGCAAGTAGTGGACGTTCTTCAAACCCCCGCCTTCCTGGCCCGCCAGACAGATTTTATCAATGCGGTAGCCATTTCTGGGAAGGCGGTAAACATTAAGAAGGCGCAGTTCATGGCGCCGCAGGATATGACGCATGTGGTATCAAAAGCTCGAACGGCAGCCCTCGGCGCAGGCCTTCCAAGTGATGCCTTCATGGTCACGGAGCGGGGGGCTACCTTCGGGTATAACAACCTTGTATCCGATATGCGCAGCCTTATCGTCATGCGAGAAACCGAATGTCCAGTCATCTTCGATGCAACTCATTCCGTGCAATTGCCTGGCGGCCAGGGTGAACGCTCTGGCGGGCAACGGGAGTTTGTTCCGACTCTCGCCCAGGCTGCAGTCGCGGTCGGAATAGCGGGACTATTCATGGAAACGCATCCAGATCCTGACAATGCAATGTCCGATGGCCCAAACGCATGGCCACTCGACGAGGTGGATCCGTTGTTGCGTCGCCTGAAGGACATCGACGCAGTTGTCAAAGGTTTGTAA
- the tnpB gene encoding IS66 family insertion sequence element accessory protein TnpB (TnpB, as the term is used for proteins encoded by IS66 family insertion elements, is considered an accessory protein, since TnpC, encoded by a neighboring gene, is a DDE family transposase.), giving the protein MSLAFPPSTKVYLSLAPCDMRKGFDGLSAQVRNILQLDPFSGAVFLFRGKRGDRLKALVWDGSGLCLYAKRLERGKFVWPRAHEGALRLSAAQLAMLLEGLNWKQAIVHDEVITPSLA; this is encoded by the coding sequence TTGAGCCTGGCGTTCCCGCCTTCGACGAAGGTCTACCTGTCGCTGGCGCCGTGCGACATGCGCAAGGGCTTTGACGGGCTCTCGGCGCAGGTGCGCAATATCCTTCAGCTGGATCCATTCTCCGGCGCGGTCTTCCTGTTCCGCGGAAAAAGGGGCGACAGGCTGAAGGCCTTGGTCTGGGACGGCTCAGGGCTATGCCTGTATGCGAAGCGTCTTGAGCGCGGAAAGTTTGTTTGGCCACGTGCCCATGAGGGTGCGCTGCGGCTGTCGGCCGCCCAGCTTGCGATGTTGCTCGAAGGCCTGAACTGGAAGCAGGCGATCGTCCACGACGAGGTCATCACGCCGAGCCTCGCATAG
- the tnpA gene encoding IS66-like element accessory protein TnpA, whose protein sequence is MSSRGDGGVLVQVERRRNWSDEEKLAILKETTVPGVVISAVARRHGIGTGQLYTWRKQLLRGAMAGFVPVELAASSPSAKAREAGRIEVRGRCGLTVSVDGEVDRAALKQVLDVLRELDH, encoded by the coding sequence ATGAGCAGTCGCGGGGACGGCGGAGTGCTTGTACAGGTGGAGCGGCGTCGGAACTGGAGCGACGAGGAGAAGCTGGCGATCCTAAAGGAGACGACGGTGCCGGGCGTTGTCATATCGGCCGTAGCGCGGCGGCATGGGATAGGCACGGGTCAGCTCTACACCTGGCGCAAGCAACTGCTCCGGGGAGCGATGGCAGGCTTCGTACCTGTCGAACTGGCAGCATCATCGCCGTCGGCCAAAGCCCGAGAAGCTGGACGGATCGAGGTTCGCGGACGGTGCGGCCTGACGGTGTCGGTGGATGGCGAAGTTGATCGGGCCGCCCTGAAACAGGTGCTCGATGTCCTGCGGGAGCTGGATCATTGA
- the tnpC gene encoding IS66 family transposase: MRFALDRLPTDPVLLQKMLLEMADVMAQERAELTATRATVKAQTLRIEKLEHRVARLLRVQFGRSSEKMDIAQLRLMFEEVEVPEPANDEVAAPPVAKSARKSGGRVPLPAHFPRQTVDHQPSPCSAGCNGPSAQIDEAVTEVLDYVPARFRVIRHVRPRLVCRSCEQIRQAPAVDLPLPKVMASSALLAHLVVNRFVDHQPWHRQSVIFRRVGLHIDRDVMSRWARKLAWLLAPLGERLFAYIREAAKIHGDDTPVTLLGNGDGSRTGHFWVYLRDDRSSGDMSPPAVVFRFSADRGGAHPAEHLADYRGYLQADGFAGYNALYRDPKTKAPRDIVEVGCWSHARRKFTDILDKSPSPIAAEAVVRIAELFAIERDIKGAPPDERRRIRQIKAVPKLEALRVWLETQNRGLSSDSNLARACRYPLNRWQAMIRYCDNGRLEISNNLVENALRGVALGRRNWMFVGSMKGGEAAALFYALAGTCRLNGVEPEAWFTDVIERIGDHPINRIDDFLPWNWQASRLTNDLEKAA, encoded by the coding sequence ATGCGGTTCGCCCTTGATCGCCTTCCCACTGACCCGGTCCTCCTGCAGAAAATGCTGCTGGAGATGGCCGATGTCATGGCGCAGGAACGGGCCGAACTGACGGCAACGAGAGCAACCGTCAAAGCCCAGACCTTGCGGATCGAAAAGCTCGAGCATCGCGTCGCGCGGCTGCTGCGCGTCCAGTTCGGTCGTAGCTCCGAGAAAATGGATATCGCCCAGCTGCGGCTGATGTTCGAGGAGGTCGAGGTACCAGAACCCGCCAACGATGAGGTGGCGGCACCGCCTGTGGCGAAATCGGCCCGCAAATCCGGCGGCCGTGTTCCGCTTCCCGCACACTTTCCGCGTCAGACGGTTGATCATCAGCCCAGCCCGTGCAGTGCCGGTTGTAACGGGCCGTCAGCACAGATCGACGAGGCTGTCACTGAGGTCCTCGACTATGTCCCGGCGCGCTTCCGGGTCATTCGCCACGTGCGACCAAGACTAGTGTGCCGGTCCTGCGAACAGATCCGCCAGGCCCCCGCTGTCGATCTGCCGCTCCCCAAGGTGATGGCGAGCAGCGCCTTGCTGGCCCATCTCGTCGTCAATCGCTTTGTCGATCATCAACCCTGGCATCGGCAGTCAGTGATCTTCCGCCGCGTGGGACTCCACATCGATCGGGACGTGATGAGCCGCTGGGCCCGAAAACTGGCATGGCTGCTGGCGCCGCTGGGTGAGCGGCTGTTCGCCTATATCCGGGAAGCCGCCAAGATCCACGGTGACGACACGCCGGTCACGCTGCTGGGCAATGGCGATGGCAGCCGGACCGGGCACTTCTGGGTATATCTGCGTGATGATCGCTCAAGCGGTGACATGAGCCCGCCTGCCGTGGTCTTCCGCTTCAGCGCCGATCGCGGCGGAGCGCATCCGGCGGAACATCTCGCCGACTATCGGGGGTATCTACAGGCAGACGGCTTTGCCGGGTACAACGCACTTTACCGTGACCCCAAGACCAAGGCGCCCAGGGATATCGTCGAAGTGGGATGCTGGAGCCACGCGCGCCGGAAATTTACGGACATCTTGGACAAGAGCCCGTCACCGATCGCGGCAGAGGCGGTCGTGCGGATCGCCGAGCTCTTCGCCATCGAGCGCGACATCAAGGGCGCGCCACCCGATGAGCGACGACGCATCCGCCAGATCAAGGCCGTGCCGAAGCTGGAGGCGCTGCGCGTCTGGCTCGAAACCCAGAACCGAGGCCTGTCGTCTGACAGCAATCTGGCGCGTGCGTGTCGCTATCCGCTGAACCGCTGGCAGGCCATGATCCGTTACTGCGATAATGGTCGGCTCGAGATCAGCAACAATCTGGTGGAAAACGCGCTGCGCGGTGTCGCGCTCGGGCGCCGGAACTGGATGTTCGTCGGCTCCATGAAGGGGGGAGAAGCCGCCGCGCTCTTCTACGCCCTGGCGGGCACATGCCGGCTCAACGGCGTCGAGCCCGAGGCATGGTTCACTGACGTCATCGAGCGCATCGGTGATCACCCGATCAATCGGATCGATGACTTCTTGCCGTGGAACTGGCAGGCATCAAGGCTGACCAACGATCTGGAGAAGGCTGCGTGA
- a CDS encoding glycosyltransferase, producing MEGAVDKHGVIDGAEGTSAVIGTGTLVKTSSQHLASAPARPIVVVLGMHRSGTSLLSNVLHYLGVDMADLTDHVSSNNAGGFWERPDLVAIQDEILLAIGRPISQADHALPFPPGWWRRKEVQAIKPRLIAYLSEQLAKSSNLWGFKDPRTCRLLPLWWEVFRDLNLRPIYVHAVRNPAEASVSMSKKSKIRKVSVATSEMMWLSYNYDILRYVTTEQAPILVDYNEWFEDPAAVAVRLVEGLGIGSDLSLNDARECVEAIVKGEFRHQVADGNDLGSAMPVATLLYGAMISDRSARATLAQLPTIDLLFRSIKPVVDQLHANVKEQAELVSKLAAAEQHRAELELSHQQYATSQKKMSEEQAKLLDAIRANESDLNARLDIATAEVTELTAKELRRHCRMRGLLKIARDWRARACEERATATELHRKYESAQSELSSLEGRLAELTESSTIFRRRSAELEDRNSRLINWATEQRRHVEQLKGHINHRAVPDASILLSTLKSDISLSLDGKIDYFDRVGVSGRIRMTDLPNVIPVVEVRVDGEFLFAQSCGPALPNEEGYPFLITWCSIAPKFAGRRGSIEVPGAAQQIGYFDIPNDLVAYHVSPAERAAEIFGGTISEAQDYQRWIAEHETAEDLRLAQDFAARIEHADMFTIWVFGATDVNFSATIRSLTAQLYGNWEAICIGALPYLECLDPRVRCIEAAELPSVLELYGEDALFTFAEAGDLLSRTALLHLAVTVKACPDFSLIYSDEDRIDPVTGVRANPYMKGDWSTDLALVQDYFCRLALMRSSFLKRGNSSIIDLAALYRTALSCALADEPKVIHVPFVLYHRSYENQDHGRNLASAVEEALRAFPDRFARASVAHNAMGNWSIDWALPAPPPRVSLIVPTRDRVDLLRVCVDGFLHQTDYPDLEIIIADNDSVEDETKAYFAEIGKDKRVSIVPCPGPFNYSVINNLAASHASGSILGLMNNDLKVIDRNWLAQMTARIVRPEIGIVGAKLLYGDDTVQHAGVTLGIGLASHIYKGFSTLHHGRHGRLTLSQDVSAVTAACLLVRREVWDEVGGLEETLPVAYNDVDFCLKVSAAGYRVLWAAEILMYHLESQSRGKDISPEKRERLDTDKKRMRERWGERLDKDPFHSPNLSNLCTDASLSYPARVTPSWQETN from the coding sequence GTGGAAGGCGCAGTCGACAAACATGGTGTGATAGACGGTGCGGAAGGCACGTCGGCCGTGATCGGTACAGGAACGTTGGTTAAGACTTCCTCCCAGCATCTTGCATCGGCTCCTGCCAGACCGATCGTGGTAGTCCTAGGCATGCATCGGAGCGGCACATCCTTGTTGTCGAATGTGCTCCATTATTTGGGCGTGGATATGGCGGACCTGACGGATCACGTCAGCTCAAATAACGCAGGCGGCTTCTGGGAGCGTCCGGACTTGGTCGCGATACAGGATGAAATCTTGCTTGCAATCGGGCGCCCAATATCTCAGGCGGACCATGCACTGCCCTTTCCTCCCGGCTGGTGGAGGCGAAAAGAAGTACAAGCTATTAAGCCGCGCTTGATCGCCTACCTCTCGGAGCAGCTGGCTAAATCATCTAACCTATGGGGCTTTAAGGATCCGCGGACTTGCCGGCTTTTGCCTTTATGGTGGGAGGTGTTCAGAGATCTGAATTTGCGTCCGATATATGTCCACGCTGTACGGAACCCTGCCGAGGCATCTGTATCGATGTCCAAGAAGAGCAAAATCCGGAAGGTTTCGGTCGCCACCAGTGAGATGATGTGGCTGTCCTACAACTATGACATTTTGCGGTATGTAACAACTGAACAGGCTCCGATCTTAGTCGATTATAATGAATGGTTCGAAGATCCTGCGGCAGTTGCCGTTCGACTCGTTGAAGGCTTAGGTATTGGTTCCGACCTTTCATTAAATGACGCTAGGGAGTGCGTCGAAGCGATCGTGAAGGGCGAGTTTCGACATCAGGTCGCGGACGGTAATGATCTCGGCTCTGCAATGCCCGTTGCGACATTGCTCTATGGCGCGATGATCAGCGACAGATCCGCACGGGCCACTCTGGCTCAATTGCCGACGATCGATCTGCTATTCAGATCGATCAAACCCGTTGTCGATCAACTCCATGCAAACGTTAAGGAGCAGGCTGAGCTTGTAAGCAAGCTGGCCGCTGCAGAGCAGCATAGGGCGGAGTTGGAGCTTTCCCATCAGCAATACGCCACATCTCAGAAGAAGATGTCGGAGGAGCAGGCCAAACTCCTTGACGCCATCCGGGCAAACGAAAGCGATCTAAACGCGCGTCTGGATATTGCAACCGCAGAGGTTACTGAGCTCACCGCAAAAGAACTTCGGCGCCATTGTCGCATGCGTGGATTGCTTAAGATCGCAAGAGATTGGCGAGCTCGCGCGTGCGAGGAGCGAGCGACGGCGACCGAACTACATCGGAAATATGAAAGCGCTCAATCAGAATTGTCATCCTTAGAAGGTCGTCTTGCGGAACTTACTGAAAGCAGCACTATATTTCGTCGGCGGTCGGCGGAATTGGAAGATAGAAATAGTCGGTTGATCAATTGGGCTACAGAACAACGGAGACACGTCGAACAACTTAAAGGCCACATTAATCATCGCGCCGTCCCAGACGCGAGTATTTTACTATCTACGCTGAAGAGTGATATCAGCCTTTCCCTTGATGGGAAAATCGATTACTTTGATCGCGTCGGTGTGTCCGGTAGGATCAGAATGACAGACCTACCTAATGTCATTCCTGTGGTCGAAGTAAGAGTTGATGGAGAATTCCTTTTTGCGCAGTCATGTGGCCCTGCTTTGCCAAACGAGGAAGGCTATCCCTTTCTAATCACTTGGTGCTCAATAGCACCTAAATTCGCGGGCCGGAGGGGCAGCATAGAAGTCCCCGGCGCGGCTCAACAAATCGGTTATTTTGACATTCCCAACGACCTCGTGGCTTATCATGTTTCGCCGGCTGAAAGGGCAGCCGAAATATTTGGTGGAACGATTAGCGAAGCGCAGGACTATCAGCGCTGGATTGCAGAGCATGAGACCGCTGAGGACTTGCGATTGGCTCAAGATTTCGCCGCCAGGATTGAGCATGCAGACATGTTCACAATATGGGTTTTTGGCGCGACTGATGTTAACTTTTCTGCGACAATTCGATCTCTGACTGCCCAGTTATACGGCAACTGGGAAGCCATTTGCATTGGCGCACTGCCATACTTAGAGTGTCTGGACCCTCGGGTCCGGTGCATTGAGGCAGCTGAGCTTCCTTCAGTTCTGGAACTATATGGAGAGGACGCCCTTTTTACATTTGCAGAAGCGGGAGACCTGCTCTCCCGAACCGCGTTGCTTCATTTGGCAGTCACTGTGAAAGCTTGCCCGGACTTCTCCTTGATCTATTCAGACGAAGACAGGATTGATCCGGTCACGGGCGTGCGCGCTAATCCCTACATGAAGGGAGACTGGAGCACTGATCTTGCGCTCGTCCAAGACTATTTTTGCCGATTGGCACTAATGCGGAGCAGTTTCCTGAAGCGGGGTAATTCATCAATCATTGACCTCGCCGCATTGTATCGCACGGCGCTAAGCTGTGCCTTGGCTGATGAACCAAAAGTCATTCATGTCCCATTCGTGCTCTACCACCGCTCGTATGAGAATCAGGATCACGGCAGGAATCTAGCTTCCGCTGTCGAGGAGGCCCTGCGCGCCTTCCCTGATCGATTTGCCCGAGCTTCCGTGGCTCATAATGCCATGGGAAACTGGTCGATCGACTGGGCTTTGCCCGCTCCGCCGCCGAGGGTATCCTTGATCGTTCCAACGCGTGATCGTGTGGATTTACTTCGCGTGTGCGTCGATGGCTTCCTACACCAAACCGACTATCCTGATCTCGAAATCATCATCGCCGATAACGACAGTGTCGAAGATGAAACGAAGGCTTATTTTGCCGAAATTGGGAAGGACAAACGTGTATCGATCGTGCCCTGTCCTGGCCCTTTCAATTATTCGGTGATCAATAACTTGGCAGCGTCGCATGCGAGCGGGTCTATCCTAGGGCTGATGAACAATGACCTTAAAGTCATTGATCGCAATTGGCTTGCGCAAATGACGGCTCGCATCGTGCGTCCAGAAATCGGAATTGTCGGCGCCAAGCTTTTATATGGGGACGACACTGTTCAACATGCCGGGGTGACGCTGGGGATCGGTCTTGCGTCTCACATCTACAAGGGGTTCTCGACGCTTCATCATGGTCGCCACGGGCGGCTTACATTGTCTCAAGACGTTAGCGCAGTCACCGCCGCTTGCCTTCTTGTGCGACGCGAGGTCTGGGATGAGGTGGGAGGTCTCGAGGAAACTCTTCCTGTCGCGTATAATGATGTTGATTTCTGTTTGAAAGTCAGTGCCGCCGGTTATCGAGTTCTCTGGGCGGCCGAGATCTTAATGTATCATCTCGAATCCCAATCTCGCGGCAAGGATATATCCCCTGAGAAGCGTGAAAGACTGGACACGGATAAGAAGCGCATGAGAGAGCGGTGGGGTGAGAGGTTGGATAAGGATCCATTTCACAGCCCCAACTTGTCTAATCTTTGCACTGATGCTTCGTTGTCGTACCCCGCCCGCGTAACTCCGTCATGGCAGGAGACCAATTGA
- a CDS encoding KpsF/GutQ family sugar-phosphate isomerase: MGRKIAATLASTGTPSLYIHPGEASHGDLGMITPDDMILALSWSGETAELRDIITYCRRFGVKLAVMTARKNSTAGRAADICLPLPVVVEACPNQLAPTSSTTVQIVLGDALAVALVERRGFSASEFRIFHPGGKLGAQLLTVSDLMGREEQLPVVGLQATLTEATIEMSRKRYGSTAVIDDTGRLVGAFTDGDLRRSITSASLNDKIELHMTPNPLTVQPEMLASKALRIMNENAVSLLFVCENDRLVGALHLHDVLRASVA; the protein is encoded by the coding sequence GTGGGTCGAAAGATTGCGGCAACTCTGGCATCAACGGGTACGCCTTCCCTCTATATTCATCCCGGCGAAGCAAGCCACGGTGATCTTGGGATGATCACGCCTGACGACATGATCTTGGCACTCTCTTGGTCAGGCGAAACGGCGGAACTGCGAGATATAATCACATATTGCCGTCGCTTCGGTGTGAAATTGGCGGTCATGACTGCTCGCAAAAATAGTACGGCCGGCAGGGCGGCCGATATTTGCTTGCCGTTGCCAGTGGTGGTGGAGGCCTGCCCAAATCAGTTGGCGCCGACGAGTTCGACCACGGTACAAATCGTTCTTGGAGATGCGCTCGCCGTCGCGTTGGTGGAGCGTCGTGGATTTTCTGCCAGCGAGTTCAGAATATTTCACCCCGGAGGGAAATTGGGTGCCCAATTGCTTACTGTGTCCGATTTAATGGGGCGTGAAGAACAACTGCCGGTAGTGGGCCTACAGGCGACCTTAACCGAAGCTACGATTGAGATGAGTCGGAAGAGGTACGGCAGCACAGCCGTGATAGATGATACGGGCCGACTGGTCGGCGCGTTCACGGACGGTGATCTGAGGCGAAGCATCACAAGCGCGAGCCTAAACGATAAGATCGAGCTTCACATGACTCCTAATCCCTTAACCGTACAGCCGGAGATGCTCGCTTCCAAGGCCCTGCGAATCATGAATGAAAACGCTGTTTCCTTGTTATTCGTCTGCGAAAATGATCGTTTGGTCGGGGCGCTGCACTTGCATGATGTATTGCGAGCCTCGGTTGCTTAA
- a CDS encoding 3-deoxy-manno-octulosonate cytidylyltransferase, with protein sequence MSTLVVIPARAGSSRLPRKPLRVIAGHTLLHRTIAMARAAIQRIPRAELVVATDDEEIADHARTAGCEAVMTEAAIASGSGRALAAALQRPELPDFVVNLQGDSPFQPQEALRLVIDALRSGAEVATPVIALDWSALDALRDHKTRSPFSGTTCVRSDHGRALWFSKNIIPAIRGEEALRAHQPLSPVWRHVGLYGYTLDALRRFEAASSTALEDLEGLEQLRLLELGICITTVSVEPPRFDSSGIDTEADIQRVEAWIAEYGDPMQC encoded by the coding sequence ATGAGCACTTTAGTTGTCATTCCAGCGCGTGCAGGATCATCACGTTTGCCGCGGAAGCCCTTACGCGTAATTGCCGGACACACTCTCCTGCACCGTACGATTGCGATGGCGCGCGCGGCCATCCAACGCATTCCGCGCGCGGAACTGGTAGTTGCCACCGACGATGAGGAAATCGCAGACCATGCACGCACGGCGGGATGCGAAGCTGTAATGACTGAGGCCGCAATTGCCAGCGGGTCTGGTCGCGCACTGGCCGCAGCGCTACAGCGCCCCGAACTGCCCGACTTCGTTGTTAATCTCCAAGGCGATTCTCCCTTTCAGCCGCAGGAAGCATTGCGATTGGTGATCGATGCGCTGAGGTCAGGCGCGGAAGTTGCCACTCCGGTGATTGCACTTGACTGGTCCGCCCTGGATGCTCTGCGGGATCATAAAACGCGATCGCCATTCAGCGGCACAACATGCGTTCGATCTGATCACGGGCGAGCGCTTTGGTTCTCTAAAAACATCATTCCAGCCATCAGGGGCGAAGAAGCCTTGCGCGCTCATCAACCACTATCGCCAGTATGGCGCCATGTCGGCCTTTATGGTTATACTCTAGACGCTCTGCGCCGGTTCGAGGCAGCGTCATCTACAGCACTAGAGGATCTGGAAGGACTTGAGCAGTTGAGATTGTTAGAGTTGGGTATCTGTATTACGACCGTATCAGTAGAACCCCCAAGGTTCGATAGTTCCGGGATCGACACAGAGGCGGACATTCAGCGTGTCGAGGCTTGGATTGCAGAATATGGTGATCCCATGCAGTGTTGA
- a CDS encoding plasmid pRiA4b ORF-3 family protein, with the protein MSNGTVVRMKITLDDVTPAVSRTLEVPLNIRLDRLHTVIQTAFSWTDSHLWEMSFGQTGFGIPDPEYGFDGPLDARKATLAQVLADTRRKTFRYLYDFGDAWEHSVKIERISTASPHLTYPLILDAVGMRPPEDCGGPWGYAEKLEALGDPHHEYYEEALDTLGDDHDPNAQPDIPLIEARLEALAKKWAPRTRRKA; encoded by the coding sequence GTGAGCAACGGCACTGTCGTGCGGATGAAGATTACGCTGGACGATGTCACGCCGGCCGTCAGCCGAACGCTGGAGGTGCCGCTCAATATCCGGCTCGACCGTCTGCACACCGTCATCCAGACCGCCTTCTCCTGGACGGACTCTCACCTGTGGGAAATGAGCTTCGGGCAGACCGGCTTTGGCATCCCTGATCCTGAATATGGCTTCGACGGGCCGCTCGACGCCCGTAAGGCCACTCTCGCCCAGGTCCTGGCGGATACGAGGCGCAAGACCTTCCGATATCTCTATGACTTTGGCGATGCCTGGGAGCATAGCGTCAAGATCGAGCGCATCAGCACGGCCAGCCCGCACCTGACATATCCGCTCATCCTCGATGCAGTAGGTATGCGGCCGCCAGAGGACTGTGGCGGCCCATGGGGTTACGCCGAAAAGCTCGAAGCGCTCGGCGACCCACATCATGAATATTACGAAGAGGCGCTAGATACCCTCGGCGACGACCATGATCCCAACGCCCAGCCCGACATCCCCCTGATCGAGGCAAGGCTGGAAGCGCTCGCGAAAAAATGGGCGCCACGGACACGCCGGAAAGCCTGA
- a CDS encoding DegT/DnrJ/EryC1/StrS family aminotransferase has translation MNAAFPLATSTWDEAEYAAMQRVIASGQFTMGAEVRRFEEDFARFVGARYSVMVNSGSSANLLMIAALMLTRDDELRLRPGDEIIVPAVSWPTTYFPLYQYGLKLRFVDIDIETLNIDTAQVKAAITEKTRALFAVNLLGNPNEFNELKAVLSDHNIFLIEDNCESMGATFEGRQAGTFGVMGSFSTFFSHHISTMEGGVIVTDHEELYHILLSIRSHGWTRHLPQNNLICGKKSDVPFEESFRFVLPGYNLRPLELSGAIGVEQVNKLPGIISARRENGRMWQDALTNHPDLMIQREVGASSWFGFSLVIRPESALSRTELLDRLQSAGFECRPIVAGNFAEKEVVAMMDHSIFGSLKNAQHIDTHGLFIGNHHYPMDDAMKVLAEL, from the coding sequence ATGAATGCCGCCTTTCCACTTGCCACTAGCACATGGGATGAGGCTGAATATGCCGCCATGCAGCGCGTGATTGCATCTGGGCAATTCACCATGGGTGCCGAAGTTCGGCGCTTTGAGGAAGATTTCGCTCGGTTTGTGGGCGCCCGGTATTCCGTAATGGTGAATTCGGGCTCTTCTGCTAATCTCCTCATGATAGCGGCTCTTATGTTGACGCGAGATGACGAGTTGCGACTTCGACCTGGTGATGAAATCATCGTACCAGCAGTTTCCTGGCCGACGACCTATTTCCCCCTTTATCAATACGGTCTAAAGCTGCGCTTCGTCGACATCGACATAGAGACTCTCAATATCGATACGGCCCAGGTCAAGGCCGCAATTACTGAAAAGACCCGCGCGCTCTTCGCTGTCAACCTGCTCGGAAACCCGAACGAATTTAATGAACTGAAAGCTGTTCTTAGCGATCATAACATTTTCCTTATCGAAGATAACTGTGAGTCTATGGGAGCGACGTTCGAGGGGCGACAGGCCGGGACGTTCGGCGTCATGGGAAGCTTTTCGACTTTCTTCTCCCACCACATTTCCACGATGGAAGGAGGAGTGATCGTTACCGACCACGAGGAATTATACCATATACTATTGTCGATCCGGTCCCACGGATGGACGCGGCACCTGCCTCAGAACAATCTCATCTGCGGCAAGAAAAGTGACGTGCCGTTCGAGGAAAGCTTCCGCTTTGTTCTGCCGGGCTACAATTTGCGGCCGTTAGAGCTGTCGGGAGCGATCGGGGTCGAACAAGTTAATAAGTTGCCGGGGATAATCTCCGCGCGCCGTGAAAATGGACGGATGTGGCAGGATGCACTGACAAACCATCCTGACCTCATGATCCAGCGCGAAGTAGGTGCAAGCAGCTGGTTCGGTTTCAGCTTGGTCATTCGGCCCGAATCCGCGCTATCTCGGACTGAACTGCTTGATCGCTTACAAAGCGCGGGCTTCGAATGCAGGCCTATCGTGGCAGGAAACTTTGCTGAGAAGGAAGTTGTTGCTATGATGGATCATAGTATCTTCGGCTCTCTTAAAAACGCACAGCATATTGACACACACGGACTATTCATCGGTAATCATCATTATCCCATGGACGATGCGATGAAGGTTCTTGCTGAGCTCTAA